From a region of the Cyprinus carpio isolate SPL01 chromosome B21, ASM1834038v1, whole genome shotgun sequence genome:
- the ppp1r3b gene encoding protein phosphatase 1 regulatory subunit 3B isoform X1, translated as MSSNSACGCCPNEPTMPIELAMPIYLTNEEFLNPRVSKYNRPLRPCLHRCQSTKLSFGSPREQPELNGASARMAIPGRAKKHVSFADQKGLALTMVKVFSEFDDPIDIPANIVPFFSSSVTLPEGKEKLTLDFDQPSADYLKFRQRIENENLCLEHCMLKEKSIAGTVKVKNLSFEKTVKLRITFDTWKSHTDIECQYIKDTYTGSNRDTFSFEATLPDQVPPHERIEFAICYEVNGVTLWDNNQGKNYRIVQSALKKSSNDSVVDHQRYDVSDWDVLFDRYGSPRCSRGIFPNWPSYAGYEDIGPYY; from the exons ATGAGCTCCAACAG TGCATGTGGCTGCTGTCCCAACGAACCCACCATGCCGATTGAACTCGCCATGCCGATTTATCTGACAAATGAAGAGTTCCTGAACCCGAGGGTGTCTAAATACAACAGGCCTTTGCGGCCATGTCTGCACCGGTGTCAAAGTACCAAACTCAGTTTCGGCTCTCCGAGGGAGCAGCCAGAGTTGAATGGGGCCAGCGCACGCATGGCAATACCTGGCAGGGCCAAAAAACATGTATCTTTCGCTGATCAAAAGGGCCTCGCCCTGACGATGGTAAAGGTCTTTTCTGAATTTGATGATCCTATCGACATCCCAGCCAACATTGTGCCGTTTTTTAGCTCTTCTGTGACTCTGCCAGAAGGGAAGGAAAAGCTAACCCTCGACTTTGACCAGCCGTCTGCAGATTACTTAAAGTTTCGTCAACGTATAGAGAATGAAAACCTCTGCCTCGAACACTGCATGCTTAAGGAAAAGTCTATAGCAGGGACGGTCAAAGTCAAAAACCTTTCCTTTGAGAAGACTGTTAAGCTTCGCATTACGTTTGACACTTGGAAAAGTCACACAGACATAGAATGCCAGTACATCAAGGACACTTACACCGGCTCAAACCGTGACACCTTTTCATTCGAAGCTACTTTGCCTGATCAGGTGCCTCCACATGAACGCATCGAGTTTGCCATTTGCTATGAGGTCAATGGCGTAACGCTCTGGGACAACAACCAAGGAAAGAATTACAGGATTGTTCAATCAGCACTAAAGAAGAGTTCAAATGACTCGGTGGTTGACCATCAGCGATATGATGTGAGTGATTGGGACGTTCTTTTTGACCGATACGGCAGCCCCAGATGCTCACGTGGAATCTTTCCCAATTGGCCAAGCTATGCTGGCTATGAAGACATTGGTCCATATTATTAA
- the eri1 gene encoding 3'-5' exoribonuclease 1 produces MESQKKTNQSANKTSASENDEEEERCANTSCEKNEKQEPSSPKQGDFSDPVYKEIAVANGAINRMNRDELRAKCAELKLDTRGVKDVLRKRLKSYYKKQKLMHSAAAAGNTDTYFDYICVVDFEATCEENNPPNYLHEIIEFPIVLIDIHTLEIVDSFQEYVKPVVNPQLSEFCVKLTGITQKMVDEAETFPQVLKRAVSWLLEKELGTKYKYTFLTDGSWDMGKFLHTQCKLSCIRYPQFARKWINIRKSYGNFYKVPRTQTKLICMLENLGMQYDGRPHCGLDDSRNIARIAIYMLKDGCQLRVNECLHSGEPRSVPISAPIEGAPAPQSPQKRD; encoded by the exons ATGGAGTCGCAGAAGAAGACCAATCAGTCTGCAAATAAGACTTCAGCGTCTGAgaatgatgaagaggaggaacgCTGCGCTAAT ACCTCCTGTGAAAAAAATGAGAAGCAGGAGCCTTCATCACCCAAACAAGGAGATTTCAGTGATCCGGTGTATAAAGAGATCGCAGTGGCAAATGGCGCCATCAACCGAATGAACAGAGATGAGCTGCGTGCGAAATGTGCTGAGCTGAAGCTTGACACACG GGGAGTTAAGGATGTCCTAAGGAAGCGCCTGAAAAGTTACTACAAAAAGCAAAAACTGATGCATTCAGCTGCTGCAGCTGGGAACACTGATACATATTTTGACTACATCTGTGTGGTGGATTTTGAAGCAACATGTGAAGAGAATAACCCACCTAACTACCTGCATGAAATCATTGAGTTTCCCATAGTGTTGATCGACATACACACCTTGGAGATT GTAGACTCATTTCAGGAGTATGTGAAACCAGTGGTGAACCCACAGCTCTCGGAGTTTTGTGTAAAACTTACCGGAATCACACAG aaaatggtgGATGAGGCAGAAACGTTCCCTCAGGTTCTAAAGCGAGCAGTTTCTTGGCTACTGGAAAAAGAACTTGGCACAAagtacaaatatacatttttgacaGATGG GTCATGGGACATGGGAAAATTTCTTCATACCCAGTGTAAACTGAGTTGCATCAGATACCCACAGTTCGCCAGAAAATGGATCAATATCAGAAAGTCTTACGGAAACTTTTATAAG GTTCCTCGTACTCAGACGAAACTAATCTGCATGCTGGAGAATCTTGGAATGCAGTATGATGGACGTCCCCACTGTGGTCTAGATGACTCCCGCAACATTGCCAGAATTGCCATCTACATGCTGAAGGATGGCTGTCAGTTGCGGGTGAACGAGTGCTTGCATTCAGGAGAACCACGGAGCGTGCCTATCTCGGCCCCTATTGAAGGAGCCCCAGCACCTCAATCCCCCCAAAAAAGAGActga
- the LOC109045186 gene encoding malignant fibrous histiocytoma-amplified sequence 1 homolog has translation MAEENNLKTARLWRDAALRSRKLRSNLRHLTLSTKNCQKITLPEDIKEIEVLNLGNNSLQELPEGLGSTLTRLRILILRRNKFATVPTAVFQLSQLVELDVSHNCLNHFSDEIDLLKGLKKLCICHNKIQDLPSQIGTLQSLEELDISFNELHDFPRSFSQLRKLRTLDVDHNKLQRFPSEILALTDLEELDCSGNKLEGLPGNIMMLQSIKILWLSSTHLSFLPETFCELQNLESLMLDNNFLTSLPQSFGKLQKLKMLNLSSNSFEHFPQVIIKLTSLEELYLSRNKLTFLPEEVGQLCNLANLWLDNNSITFLPDSIVELGKLEELVLQGNQIAILPDNFGKLAKVNIWKVKDNPLIQPPYEVCMKGIPYIAAYQKELAHSQPAVKPRLKLVLMGQRNAGKTTLRQCIVNKPSDAKMAIGCRGIDVTNWVADADRSLTFIVYDLSGKQNYDLIKPFFLSPGALYVLVVNLKLYTSKSFYSHVGSFLHLLSAKVPHAVVCIVGTHSDLCEEVEVEEKCLDIHRQISLQEKTDTECLQVLALQVDEALEQGYDVRTSSPHVLFYGVTDKNLRRKKSQLQYMLNNRLQILSPVICVSCMVAQRNIQHLKEKLMSVADHREIFPNLHRVLPKSWQMLEELHFKPQDLWLSWWDSARFGLQAGLTEDRLQSALSYLHESGKLLYFEDSMTLKEYVFHNLPRFIAILNVFFQRDLAAMLEKLQAEGDDGDGVRSTQMHGHVEGFLLHGLLPSNVIRLLLKPLVQTQQDLHLIMELLEKMGVCYCVNKPRSKPLNGATVWYKFPSQVSNEEPHPEASASGGSSIPGQFFSVEQLQIEYRFPFSTPLGLFARYSVQINSHVVQRSDGKHHIFAYRGKVPVMVSYRPSRSRLQPETISISSHASLPNIWTAWQAIIPLVEEFNVLLQEWPGLHYSVHVLCSKCLKRGSPNPHSFPGELLSQPRPEGLTEIICPKNGSERVNVALVYPPTPTVVSPSHK, from the coding sequence ATGGCTGAGGAGAATAACCTGAAGACAGCTAGATTATGGAGGGATGCTGCTTTGCGCTCCAGGAAGCTGAGGAGCAATCTGAGACATCTGACTCTCAGTACCAAAAACTGCCAGAAAATTACATTGCCCGAGGACATAAAGGAGATCGAGGTCCTCAATCTGGGCAACAACTCCCTTCAAGAGCTTCCAGAGGGACTGGGCTCAACCCTAACCAGGCTTCGCATCCTCATCCTTCGAAGGAACAAGTTTGCAACAGTTCCCACTGCAGTATTTCAGCTTAGTCAGCTGGTTGAATTAGATGTCAGTCACAACTGCTTGAACCACTTTTCAGATGAAATTGATCTTCTAAAGGGGCTTAAAAAGTTGTGCATCTGTCATAACAAAATCCAAGACCTGCCATCTCAGATTGGTACTTTGCAAAGTCTGGAGgagcttgacatcagcttcaatgAGCTGCATGATTTCCCCAGGTCCTTTTCACAGCTCAGGAAGCTCAGAACGCTCGATGTGGATCATAACAAGCTACAGCGTTTCCCTTCTGAAATACTTGCCCTTACTGATCTGGAAGAGCTTGACTGCTCTGGAAATAAACTAGAAGGTCTTCCGGGTAACATCATGATGCTCCAGTCTATTAAAATCTTGTGGCTCAGCAGCACTCACCTCTCGTTTTTGCCTGAAACATTTTGTGAGCTGCAGAACTTGGAGAGCCTGATGCTTGATAATAATTTCCTCACAAGCCTGCCACAATCGTTTGGGAAACTGCAGAAACTGAAAATGCTCAATCTCTCCTCAAACTCCTTTGAACATTTTCCTCAGGTTATCATCAAACTCACCAGTTTGGAGGAGTTGTACTTAAGCCGGAATAAACTGACGTTCCTCCCTGAGGAGGTAGGACAGCTGTGCAATCTCGCTAATTTGTGGTTGGACAATAATAGCATAACGTTTCTCCCAGACTCTATTGTAGAGCTAGGGAAATTGGAGGAGCTGGTTTTACAGGGTAACCAAATCGCCATCCTCCCAGACAATTTTGGAAAACTTGCCAAAGTCAACATCTGGAAGGTGAAGGATAATCCTCTTATTCAGCCTCCGTATGAAGTGTGCATGAAGGGGATCCCCTACATAGCTGCCTATCAGAAGGAGCTTGCACATTCCCAACCTGCTGTAAAACCCAGGCTTAAACTGGTTTTGATGGGCCAGAGAAATGCAGGGAAAACCACACTCAGGCAGTGCATTGTCAACAAACCATCAGATGCCAAGATGGCCATTGGATGTAGGGGTATTGACGTGACCAACTGGGTTGCGGATGCAGATCGGTCTCTTACATTCATTGTATATGATTTATCTGGTAAGCAGAACTATGATCTTATCAAACCCTTTTTCCTGTCTCCCGGAGCACTTTATGTCTTGGTGGTGAATTTGAAATTGTATACATCAAAGAGTTTCTACTCTCATGTTGGGAGTTTCCTCCATCTGCTCAGTGCTAAGGTGCCACACGCAGTTGTGTGCATTGTAGGCACCCACAGTGACTTATGTGAAGAGGTTGAGGTTGAAGAAAAGTGCCTGGATATTCACAGACAGATTTCGCTCCAGGAAAAAACGGACACTGAATGCCTACAAGTGCTTGCCCTGCAGGTTGACGAAGCGCTTGAGCAGGGTTACGATGTCCGGACTTCTAGCCCCCACGTTCTGTTTTATGGGGTCACAGATAAAAACTTGCGACGTAAAAAGTCTCAGTTGCAATACATGCTCAACAATCGACTACAAATCCTCTCTCCAGTGATTTGCGTCAGCTGCATGGTGGCTCAAAGAAACATCCAGCATTTGAAAGAGAAGCTCATGTCTGTTGCCGATCACAGGGAGATTTTCCCCAATCTTCACAGAGTCCTGCCAAAGTCATGGCAGATGCTTGAGGAACTGCATTTTAAGCCACAGGATTTATGGCTTTCCTGGTGGGATTCAGCCCGGTTTGGCCTTCAGGCTGGGCTGACGGAGGACCGCCTGCAAAGCGCGCTCTCGTATCTACACGAGAGCGGTAAACTTTTGTACTTTGAAGACAGCATGACGTTGAAGGAATACGTCTTCCACAATCTACCCCGGTTTATCGCCATCTTGAATGTGTTTTTTCAGAGAGACCTCGCTGCAATGCTTGAGAAACTACAGGCTGAAGGAGACGATGGAGATGGCGTCAGGTCTACGCAGATGCACGGTCACGTGGAGGGGTTTCTGTTGCACGGCTTGCTGCCATCAAATGTGATTCGATTGCTGCTTAAGCCCCTGGTCCAGACACAGCAGGACTTGCACCTGATCATGGAACTGCTGGAAAAGATGGGCGTCTGCTACTGTGTCAACAAACCTCGCAGCAAGCCGCTGAATGGGGCCACCGTCTGGTATAAGTTTCCCAGTCAGGTCAGCAACGAGGAGCCCCATCCTGAGGCCTCGGCCAGCGGGGGCTCGTCGATCCCTGGTCAGTTCTTCTCAGTTGAGCAGCTGCAGATTGAATACAGGTTTCCTTTCTCAACCCCTCTTGGACTTTTTGCACGGTATAGCGTGCAAATCAACAGCCACGTGGTGCAACGGTCTGATGGAAAGCATCATATCTTTGCCTATCGGGGTAAAGTGCCTGTGATGGTGAGTTACCGGCCCTCACGGAGCAGATTGCAGCCTGAGACCATCTCCATTTCCAGCcatgcatccttgccaaatatCTGGACAGCTTGGCAAGCCATTATTCCCTTAGTGGAGGAGTTCAATGTTCTTCTGCAGGAATGGCCTGGCCTTCACTACTCTGTGCATGTCCTGTGTTCCAAGTGCCTGAAGAGAGGGTCCCCCAATCCACATTCCTTTCCAG
- the ppp1r3b gene encoding protein phosphatase 1 regulatory subunit 3B isoform X2, with protein sequence MPIELAMPIYLTNEEFLNPRVSKYNRPLRPCLHRCQSTKLSFGSPREQPELNGASARMAIPGRAKKHVSFADQKGLALTMVKVFSEFDDPIDIPANIVPFFSSSVTLPEGKEKLTLDFDQPSADYLKFRQRIENENLCLEHCMLKEKSIAGTVKVKNLSFEKTVKLRITFDTWKSHTDIECQYIKDTYTGSNRDTFSFEATLPDQVPPHERIEFAICYEVNGVTLWDNNQGKNYRIVQSALKKSSNDSVVDHQRYDVSDWDVLFDRYGSPRCSRGIFPNWPSYAGYEDIGPYY encoded by the coding sequence ATGCCGATTGAACTCGCCATGCCGATTTATCTGACAAATGAAGAGTTCCTGAACCCGAGGGTGTCTAAATACAACAGGCCTTTGCGGCCATGTCTGCACCGGTGTCAAAGTACCAAACTCAGTTTCGGCTCTCCGAGGGAGCAGCCAGAGTTGAATGGGGCCAGCGCACGCATGGCAATACCTGGCAGGGCCAAAAAACATGTATCTTTCGCTGATCAAAAGGGCCTCGCCCTGACGATGGTAAAGGTCTTTTCTGAATTTGATGATCCTATCGACATCCCAGCCAACATTGTGCCGTTTTTTAGCTCTTCTGTGACTCTGCCAGAAGGGAAGGAAAAGCTAACCCTCGACTTTGACCAGCCGTCTGCAGATTACTTAAAGTTTCGTCAACGTATAGAGAATGAAAACCTCTGCCTCGAACACTGCATGCTTAAGGAAAAGTCTATAGCAGGGACGGTCAAAGTCAAAAACCTTTCCTTTGAGAAGACTGTTAAGCTTCGCATTACGTTTGACACTTGGAAAAGTCACACAGACATAGAATGCCAGTACATCAAGGACACTTACACCGGCTCAAACCGTGACACCTTTTCATTCGAAGCTACTTTGCCTGATCAGGTGCCTCCACATGAACGCATCGAGTTTGCCATTTGCTATGAGGTCAATGGCGTAACGCTCTGGGACAACAACCAAGGAAAGAATTACAGGATTGTTCAATCAGCACTAAAGAAGAGTTCAAATGACTCGGTGGTTGACCATCAGCGATATGATGTGAGTGATTGGGACGTTCTTTTTGACCGATACGGCAGCCCCAGATGCTCACGTGGAATCTTTCCCAATTGGCCAAGCTATGCTGGCTATGAAGACATTGGTCCATATTATTAA